One Pseudomonas brassicacearum genomic region harbors:
- the smc gene encoding chromosome segregation protein SMC, whose product MRLKCIKLAGFKSFVDPTTVNFPSNMAAVVGPNGCGKSNIIDAVRWVMGESSAKNLRGESMTDVIFNGSTSRKPVSQASIELVFDNSDGTLVGEYAAYAEISIRRKVTRDSQNSYFLNGTKCRRRDITDIFLGTGLGPRSYSIIEQGMISKLIEAKPEDLRNFIEEAAGISKYKERRRETENRIRRTHENLARLTDLREELERQLERLHRQAEAAKKYQEYKGEERQLKAQLSALRWQALNEQVGQREAVIGNQEVSFEALVAEQRNADAAIERLRDGHHDLSERFNLVQGRFYSVGGDIARVEQSIQHGQQRLRQLQDDLKEAERARLETESHLGHDRTLLLTLGEELDRLTPEQEVTSAAAEEAAAALEEAELTMHGWQEQWDSFNLASAEPRRQAEVQQSRIQQLETSMERLAERQRRLAEERALLAADPEDAAILDLGEQLAASEATLEDLQASEDAQVERLEQLRQALQLALQNQQQAQGELQRLNGRLASLEALQQAALDPGTGTAEWLRDQHLAERPRLAEGLKVDAGWELAVETVLGADLQAVLVDDFGGFDLSGFTQGDLRLLSPAGDGVRVPGSLLDKVEAQVDLSPWLGQVKPVESLEQALALRGQLAVGESLISRDGYWVGRHFLRVRRASEAESGMLARGQEIQRLSAEREEREASVEALETELQNLRAQQRQQENGREHLRRLLQDEARQQGELKAQLSAGRAKLEQLALRRTRLEEEIAELGEQRALEHEQIGEARLQLQEALDAMALDTEQRELLLAQRDSLRERLDRVRQEARQHKDHAHQLAVRLGSLKAQYDSTRQALERLEMQSERLTEKREQLSLNLEEGEAPLEELRLKLEELLDKRMSVDEELKTAQIALEDADRELRDAEKRRSQAEQQSQLIRGQMEQQRMEWQALTVRRKALQDQLLEDGYDLNGVLATLVAGANEKDAEEELERIAQRIQRLGAINLAAIDEYQQQSERKRYLDAQNDDLVEALETLENVIRKIDKETRNRFKDTFDQINGGLQALFPKVFGGGSAYLELTGEDLLDTGVTIMARPPGKKNSTIHLLSGGEKALTALALVFAIFKLNPAPFCMLDEVDAPLDDANVGRYARLVKEMSETVQFIYITHNKIAMEMADQLMGVTMHEPGCSRLVAVDVEEAMAMVDA is encoded by the coding sequence GACCGACGTCATCTTCAACGGCTCCACCAGCCGCAAACCGGTGAGCCAGGCCAGCATCGAGCTGGTGTTCGACAACTCCGACGGCACCCTGGTTGGCGAATATGCGGCTTATGCGGAGATTTCCATTCGTCGCAAAGTGACCCGCGACAGCCAGAACAGTTACTTCCTCAACGGCACCAAGTGCCGGCGTCGCGACATCACCGATATTTTCCTCGGCACCGGCCTGGGCCCGCGCAGCTACTCGATCATCGAGCAGGGCATGATCTCCAAGCTGATCGAGGCCAAGCCCGAGGACCTGCGCAACTTCATCGAAGAAGCCGCCGGCATCTCCAAGTACAAGGAGCGGCGCCGCGAAACCGAAAACCGCATCCGCCGCACCCACGAAAACCTCGCCCGCCTGACCGACCTGCGCGAAGAACTCGAGCGCCAGCTCGAACGCCTGCACCGTCAGGCCGAGGCCGCCAAGAAGTACCAGGAATACAAGGGCGAGGAGCGTCAGCTCAAGGCCCAGTTGTCGGCCCTGCGCTGGCAGGCGTTGAACGAGCAGGTTGGCCAGCGCGAGGCCGTCATCGGCAACCAGGAAGTCAGCTTTGAGGCGTTGGTGGCCGAACAGCGCAACGCCGATGCCGCCATCGAGCGCCTGCGGGACGGGCACCACGACCTGTCCGAGCGCTTCAACCTGGTGCAAGGGCGCTTCTACTCCGTGGGCGGCGACATCGCCCGGGTCGAACAGAGCATCCAGCATGGCCAGCAACGGCTGCGTCAGTTGCAGGATGATTTGAAGGAAGCCGAGCGGGCGCGCCTGGAAACCGAATCCCACCTGGGCCACGACCGCACGCTGCTGCTGACCCTTGGTGAAGAGCTGGACAGGCTCACGCCGGAACAGGAAGTCACCAGCGCCGCCGCCGAAGAAGCCGCTGCCGCCCTGGAAGAGGCCGAGCTGACCATGCACGGCTGGCAAGAGCAGTGGGACAGTTTCAACCTGGCCTCGGCCGAGCCGCGGCGTCAGGCTGAGGTCCAGCAATCGCGTATCCAACAGTTGGAAACCAGCATGGAGCGCCTGGCCGAGCGTCAGCGCCGCCTGGCCGAAGAACGCGCCTTGCTCGCGGCGGACCCGGAAGACGCGGCGATTCTTGACCTGGGCGAGCAACTGGCGGCCAGCGAAGCCACGCTCGAAGATTTGCAGGCCAGTGAAGACGCCCAGGTCGAACGGCTTGAGCAACTGCGCCAGGCCTTGCAACTGGCCTTGCAGAACCAGCAACAGGCCCAGGGCGAATTGCAGCGGCTCAATGGGCGCCTGGCCTCGTTGGAGGCCCTGCAGCAAGCCGCGCTGGACCCGGGCACCGGCACCGCCGAGTGGTTGCGCGACCAGCACCTGGCCGAACGCCCGCGGCTGGCGGAGGGCCTGAAGGTCGATGCCGGCTGGGAACTGGCAGTGGAAACCGTGCTGGGCGCGGACCTGCAAGCAGTGCTGGTGGATGACTTCGGCGGCTTCGACCTGTCGGGCTTCACCCAGGGCGATCTGCGTCTGCTCAGCCCGGCCGGCGACGGCGTGCGCGTGCCCGGCAGTTTGCTGGACAAAGTCGAGGCCCAGGTCGATCTGTCGCCGTGGCTGGGGCAGGTCAAGCCGGTGGAAAGCCTTGAGCAGGCTTTGGCTCTGCGCGGACAGTTGGCGGTAGGCGAAAGCCTGATCAGCCGGGACGGCTACTGGGTCGGCCGGCATTTCCTGCGGGTGCGCCGGGCCAGCGAAGCCGAGAGCGGCATGCTCGCCCGGGGCCAGGAAATCCAACGCTTGAGCGCCGAGCGCGAAGAGCGCGAGGCCAGCGTCGAAGCCCTGGAAACCGAATTGCAAAACTTGCGGGCGCAACAGCGTCAACAGGAGAACGGCCGCGAGCACCTGCGTCGACTGTTGCAGGATGAGGCCCGCCAACAAGGCGAGCTCAAGGCGCAGTTATCGGCCGGCAGGGCCAAGCTCGAACAACTGGCCCTGCGTCGCACCCGCCTGGAAGAAGAGATCGCCGAGCTGGGCGAGCAGCGGGCCTTGGAGCACGAACAGATCGGTGAGGCGCGCCTGCAATTGCAGGAAGCCCTCGATGCCATGGCGCTGGACACCGAACAGCGCGAACTGCTGCTGGCCCAGCGCGACAGCCTGCGTGAACGCCTGGACCGAGTACGCCAGGAAGCTCGCCAGCACAAGGATCATGCCCATCAGTTGGCGGTGCGCCTGGGCTCGCTCAAGGCTCAATACGATTCCACGCGCCAGGCCTTGGAACGGCTGGAAATGCAATCCGAACGCCTGACCGAGAAGCGCGAGCAGTTGAGCCTCAATCTGGAGGAGGGCGAAGCGCCGCTGGAAGAGCTGCGCCTCAAGCTCGAAGAGTTGCTCGACAAGCGCATGAGCGTCGACGAAGAACTCAAGACCGCGCAAATTGCCCTGGAAGACGCCGACCGCGAATTGCGCGACGCCGAGAAACGCCGCAGCCAGGCCGAGCAGCAATCCCAGCTGATTCGCGGCCAGATGGAACAGCAGCGCATGGAATGGCAAGCCCTGACGGTGCGGCGCAAAGCCTTGCAGGACCAATTGCTCGAAGATGGCTACGACCTCAACGGCGTGCTTGCCACCTTGGTGGCCGGGGCGAACGAGAAAGACGCCGAAGAGGAGCTGGAACGCATTGCCCAGCGCATCCAGCGGTTGGGGGCGATCAACCTGGCGGCCATCGACGAGTACCAGCAGCAGTCCGAGCGCAAGCGCTATCTGGATGCCCAGAACGACGACCTGGTGGAAGCGCTGGAGACCCTGGAAAACGTCATTCGCAAAATCGACAAGGAAACCCGCAATCGCTTCAAGGATACCTTTGATCAGATCAACGGCGGTTTGCAGGCCCTTTTTCCAAAAGTTTTCGGTGGCGGCAGCGCCTACTTGGAACTGACGGGCGAAGATTTACTCGATACAGGGGTGACAATCATGGCGCGTCCTCCTGGCAAGAAGAACAGCACCATCCATTTGCTCTCCGGTGGCGAAAAGGCACTGACCGCCCTGGCCCTGGTTTTTGCCATCTTCAAGTTGAACCCGGCGCCGTTCTGCATGCTCGATGAAGTCGACGCACCGCTGGACGACGCTAACGTAGGCCGTTACGCACGGCTGGTGAAGGAAATGTCCGAAACGGTGCAGTTCATCTACATCACCCACAACAAGATCGCCATGGAAATGGCCGATCAGCTGATGGGTGTGACCATGCATGAGCCGGGCTGCTCGCGACTGGTGGCGGTGGATGTGGAGGAGGCGATGGCCATGGTGGATGCCTGA
- the zipA gene encoding cell division protein ZipA: MEIGLREWLIVIGIIVIAGILFDGWRRMRGGKGKLKFRLDRSLSNLPDDDGNAELLGPPRVLDTHKEPQLDEHDLPSMSAPVREPRESGSKRGKRNSEPSQGDLNLNLDLDGGPSFSSRDDDFPDDNKTSNADKDQAQAEEVLVISVICRDPAGFKGPALLQNILESGLRFGEMDIFHRHESMAGNGEVLFSMANAVKPGVFDLDDIDHFSTPAVSFFLGLPGPRHPKQAFDVMVAAARKLSQELNGELKDDQRSVLTAQTIEHYRQRIVEFERRALTQKR; this comes from the coding sequence ATGGAAATCGGTCTGCGCGAGTGGCTGATCGTCATCGGCATTATTGTCATTGCCGGTATTCTTTTCGACGGCTGGCGCCGCATGCGCGGTGGCAAGGGGAAACTGAAGTTTCGTCTTGATCGCAGCCTGTCGAACCTGCCGGACGACGACGGCAACGCCGAGTTGCTGGGCCCGCCCCGGGTGCTGGACACCCATAAGGAACCGCAGTTGGACGAGCACGACCTGCCGTCGATGAGCGCGCCTGTGCGTGAGCCTCGGGAATCGGGTTCCAAGCGCGGCAAGCGCAACAGCGAGCCGTCCCAGGGCGACCTGAACCTCAATCTTGACCTGGACGGCGGCCCGAGCTTCAGCAGCCGCGACGACGATTTCCCGGACGATAACAAAACCTCGAACGCCGACAAAGACCAGGCCCAGGCCGAAGAAGTGCTGGTGATCAGCGTGATCTGCCGCGACCCGGCCGGCTTCAAGGGCCCGGCGTTGTTGCAGAACATCCTGGAAAGCGGCCTGCGCTTTGGCGAGATGGACATTTTCCACCGCCACGAAAGCATGGCCGGCAATGGTGAGGTGCTGTTCTCCATGGCCAACGCCGTCAAGCCAGGCGTGTTCGACCTGGACGACATCGACCACTTCAGCACCCCTGCCGTCAGTTTCTTCCTGGGCCTGCCAGGTCCACGTCATCCCAAGCAGGCTTTCGACGTGATGGTGGCTGCCGCACGCAAGCTGTCCCAGGAGCTCAATGGCGAACTGAAGGATGACCAGCGCAGCGTGCTGACTGCCCAAACCATCGAGCATTACCGCCAGCGCATCGTCGAATTCGAACGCCGCGCGCTGACCCAGAAGCGCTGA